From Cohaesibacter gelatinilyticus, the proteins below share one genomic window:
- the leuC gene encoding 3-isopropylmalate dehydratase large subunit, protein MSRTLYDKLVDAHKVCDLPDGDMLIYVDFHIMNEYTSPQAFSGLDTKQLSVWRPEAHLAVVDHVNATRSREPHDAASKLLIDNLEANCTKHGIAFYGLGDRRQGIEHVVVPEQGLVVPGMLIACGDSHTTTYGAYGALGFGIGTSEVEHVLATQTLRYKRLKTMLVEIEGDLATGVTAKDIIMKVVQVIGAGGANGYAVEFAGSAIRAQSMSGRMTICNMAVELGGRAALIAADDKAFRMAAGRPHSEMLHFDGEEWVSDPGAEFDTLVRIDAGEIAPLVSWGTSPDQSVSITGHVPHASSLFTPKAKAALERALDYMGLTAGQSVQDIPIDGAFIGSCTNSRIEDLRDAALVLKGRKVAKGVNAIVVPGSALTRLQAEAEGLDTVFIEAGFDWRPESGCSMCLAMNDDIAMDGERIASSTNRNFEGRQGRGARTHLMSPAMVAAAAVAGHLTDVRNCQLEAN, encoded by the coding sequence ATGAGCCGGACACTCTATGACAAACTGGTCGACGCTCATAAGGTTTGTGATCTGCCAGACGGCGACATGCTGATCTATGTCGATTTCCACATCATGAACGAATATACCAGCCCGCAGGCCTTTTCAGGACTTGATACAAAGCAGTTGAGCGTCTGGCGTCCCGAGGCGCATCTGGCGGTGGTCGACCATGTGAATGCGACCCGAAGCAGGGAACCGCATGATGCTGCATCAAAATTGCTGATCGACAATCTGGAGGCAAACTGCACCAAACACGGCATCGCCTTTTACGGTCTTGGTGACCGGCGACAGGGTATCGAGCATGTCGTGGTGCCCGAACAGGGACTTGTTGTGCCGGGCATGTTGATTGCCTGCGGGGACAGCCATACCACGACCTACGGAGCGTATGGTGCACTTGGCTTCGGCATCGGCACATCCGAGGTTGAGCACGTGCTGGCAACCCAAACCCTACGCTACAAGCGTTTGAAGACGATGCTGGTCGAGATTGAGGGCGATCTTGCCACCGGCGTAACCGCCAAAGACATCATCATGAAAGTGGTGCAGGTCATCGGTGCCGGCGGAGCCAATGGCTATGCCGTGGAATTTGCTGGCTCCGCCATCAGGGCGCAATCGATGTCGGGTCGCATGACAATCTGCAACATGGCCGTGGAACTTGGAGGACGCGCCGCACTGATTGCAGCGGATGACAAGGCCTTTCGCATGGCCGCTGGTCGCCCTCACAGTGAGATGCTGCACTTCGACGGTGAGGAATGGGTTTCAGACCCCGGCGCAGAATTCGACACCCTTGTCAGGATCGACGCCGGTGAGATTGCACCATTGGTCAGTTGGGGCACCAGCCCCGATCAATCGGTCTCCATAACGGGTCACGTTCCACATGCCAGCAGCCTGTTCACTCCGAAAGCCAAAGCGGCGCTGGAACGGGCGTTGGACTATATGGGTCTGACAGCCGGGCAATCGGTGCAGGACATCCCGATTGATGGGGCATTCATCGGTTCCTGTACCAACAGCCGGATTGAGGATCTGCGTGATGCGGCCCTTGTCCTGAAAGGACGCAAAGTCGCCAAGGGCGTCAACGCCATTGTTGTTCCGGGGTCCGCTCTGACACGACTTCAAGCCGAGGCGGAAGGGCTCGACACTGTGTTCATCGAAGCAGGCTTCGATTGGCGACCCGAAAGCGGCTGTTCCATGTGTCTGGCAATGAATGACGATATCGCCATGGATGGAGAACGCATTGCGTCCTCGACCAATCGCAACTTTGAGGGTCGTCAAGGGCGCGGTGCGCGCACGCATTTGATGAGCCCGGCCATGGTGGCCGCTGCTGCCGTTGCAGGTCACCTGACCGACGTGCGCAACTGTCAATTGGAGGCCAATTAG
- a CDS encoding alpha/beta fold hydrolase, which translates to MFQEFVEERVEGDGATLFIRRAGPDGAPPIVLLHGYPQTSAMWHGVAPILARSYQVVCPDLRGYGRSDKPASDPFHQPYSKRAMANDIVAVMQRLGHERFLVGAHDRGARVAHRMGLDHADHVSAMVLLDIAPTREMYAGTNAEFAHAYWHWFFLTQQQPLPEKMIASDPEEFWKLKCFNQARGENPFSSEALKEYLKAFQEPEVIHASCEDYRAAASIDIEHDNADKGRKLTMPLLALWAKRGVIETCFDALDLWYQRAERVEGDALDATHYMAEEIPDEIAARMVGFFSRNPIHAEAAE; encoded by the coding sequence ATGTTTCAGGAATTCGTGGAAGAGCGGGTCGAAGGAGACGGTGCGACCTTGTTCATCCGCCGTGCGGGACCGGATGGTGCGCCACCGATCGTGTTGTTGCATGGATACCCGCAGACGTCTGCGATGTGGCACGGTGTGGCACCGATATTGGCGCGATCATATCAGGTCGTCTGTCCGGATTTGCGTGGTTATGGTCGCTCGGACAAACCAGCGTCCGACCCATTTCATCAGCCCTACTCGAAACGTGCCATGGCCAATGACATTGTCGCGGTCATGCAACGTTTGGGACATGAAAGATTTCTCGTTGGCGCTCATGACCGCGGAGCGCGGGTGGCGCATCGTATGGGCCTTGATCATGCTGATCACGTCAGTGCCATGGTCTTGCTCGACATTGCACCGACCCGCGAGATGTATGCCGGGACAAATGCCGAATTCGCGCACGCCTATTGGCACTGGTTCTTCCTGACCCAGCAGCAGCCGCTGCCGGAAAAAATGATTGCTTCTGATCCCGAGGAATTCTGGAAGCTGAAATGCTTCAATCAGGCCCGTGGTGAGAACCCCTTTTCCTCCGAGGCCTTGAAGGAATATCTGAAGGCCTTCCAAGAGCCGGAGGTCATTCACGCAAGCTGCGAAGATTACCGCGCCGCCGCAAGCATAGATATCGAACATGACAATGCTGACAAGGGGCGAAAACTCACCATGCCCCTCCTTGCTCTTTGGGCGAAACGCGGCGTGATCGAGACCTGCTTTGATGCTCTTGATCTCTGGTATCAGCGTGCCGAGCGGGTCGAGGGTGATGCGCTCGACGCAACGCACTATATGGCCGAAGAAATTCCGGATGAAATCGCCGCACGTATGGTCGGTTTCTTTTCCCGCAACCCAATCCACGCGGAGGCCGCAGAATGA
- a CDS encoding TRAP transporter substrate-binding protein, whose translation MKFLLRATLTLSMALGATSAFAACDEGETVIKFSHVTNTDKHPKGIAATLLAKRVNEEMNGKACMEIFPNSTLYDDNKVLEALLQGDVQLAAPSLSKFEKFTKQFRIFDLPFMFKDIVAVDAFQASDAGQTLLDSMQRRGIQGLAFWHNGMKQMSANVPLISPADANGLKFRVMSSDVLVAQMKAIGGAPQKMAFSEVYGALQQGVVDGQENVWSNIYGKKFFEVQDGITETNHGVLDYLVVTSVDWLDSLDADVRDPFLKILNEVTELRNAESFAVNQANRQAIIDAGGKVRTLTPEERQAWVDVMKPVWDQFSDDVGQDMIKAAQSFNSGN comes from the coding sequence ATGAAATTTCTGCTCAGAGCGACCCTGACCTTGTCTATGGCATTGGGTGCCACATCTGCGTTTGCTGCGTGCGATGAGGGCGAGACCGTCATCAAGTTCAGCCATGTCACCAATACCGACAAACATCCTAAAGGCATCGCCGCCACGTTGCTTGCCAAGCGGGTCAACGAAGAAATGAATGGCAAGGCCTGCATGGAGATCTTCCCGAATTCGACGCTCTATGATGACAACAAGGTCCTTGAGGCGTTGCTTCAGGGCGACGTGCAGCTCGCAGCCCCGTCACTGTCGAAATTCGAGAAATTCACCAAACAGTTCCGCATCTTCGATCTGCCTTTCATGTTCAAGGACATCGTCGCTGTTGATGCCTTCCAGGCATCCGACGCCGGCCAGACCCTTCTCGACAGCATGCAGCGTCGTGGCATTCAGGGATTGGCGTTCTGGCACAACGGAATGAAGCAGATGTCTGCCAATGTGCCGTTGATATCGCCTGCGGATGCCAATGGGCTGAAATTCCGCGTCATGTCGTCTGACGTTTTGGTGGCACAGATGAAGGCGATTGGGGGTGCCCCGCAGAAAATGGCCTTCTCCGAAGTATATGGAGCACTCCAGCAAGGTGTGGTCGACGGGCAGGAAAATGTCTGGTCCAATATCTACGGCAAGAAGTTTTTTGAAGTCCAGGACGGCATCACCGAGACCAACCATGGAGTTCTCGATTATCTGGTCGTGACCAGCGTTGATTGGCTTGACAGCCTGGATGCAGATGTCCGTGACCCGTTCCTGAAGATCCTGAACGAAGTTACCGAGCTTCGCAATGCCGAGTCCTTTGCGGTCAATCAGGCCAATCGGCAGGCCATAATTGACGCTGGTGGCAAAGTGCGCACACTGACGCCCGAGGAGCGGCAGGCTTGGGTCGATGTCATGAAACCAGTCTGGGACCAATTCTCTGATGATGTTGGCCAGGACATGATCAAGGCTGCGCAGTCCTTCAACTCCGGAAACTGA
- a CDS encoding TRAP transporter small permease: MDHTRSFTDRIEETLIAGILGVMTLITFANVVMRYGSSQNILWALELTVFLFGWLVLLGASYAVKKGAHLGVDIVVNMLPPKPRRTMGLVAVAVCIAFSFLMLKGAWDYWANFANLPGTEGRWFPLGFEEKYRDKGWYEVNDIPHPVILSWMETVFNEGEEYEKIPRLLPYVVLPLSMALMLFRFLQAGWSLWIGKSDRVVASHEVEDEIQEVREQFGEEA; the protein is encoded by the coding sequence ATGGATCACACAAGATCATTCACGGACCGAATTGAAGAGACATTGATCGCAGGTATCCTTGGGGTCATGACGCTGATCACATTTGCCAATGTGGTGATGCGTTATGGCTCCAGTCAGAACATCCTCTGGGCGTTGGAGCTGACGGTCTTCTTGTTCGGCTGGCTCGTGCTTCTCGGAGCATCCTACGCGGTCAAGAAAGGCGCTCACCTGGGCGTCGACATCGTCGTCAATATGCTGCCCCCGAAACCGCGCCGCACAATGGGGCTCGTTGCGGTGGCTGTGTGCATCGCCTTCAGTTTTCTGATGCTGAAAGGGGCATGGGATTATTGGGCCAATTTCGCCAATCTCCCGGGCACGGAGGGGCGCTGGTTCCCCCTCGGTTTTGAAGAGAAATACCGCGACAAGGGATGGTACGAGGTCAATGACATCCCGCATCCCGTCATACTGTCCTGGATGGAGACCGTGTTCAACGAGGGCGAGGAATATGAGAAAATACCGCGCTTGTTGCCCTATGTTGTTCTGCCTTTATCGATGGCGCTGATGCTGTTCCGCTTCCTGCAAGCCGGATGGTCACTATGGATCGGCAAAAGTGATCGGGTCGTCGCCAGCCACGAAGTTGAAGACGAAATCCAGGAAGTTCGCGAGCAGTTCGGGGAGGAAGCCTGA
- a CDS encoding TRAP transporter large permease, with product MDVALLFAMVVGLLLIGVPIAVALGMSSVLFLLWFSDSSLASVAQTLFGAFEGHYTLLAIPFFILASSFMTTGGVAQRIIRFSIACVGHLPGGLAIAGVFACMLFAALSGSSPATVVAIGTIVIGGMRQVGYSKDFAAGVICNAGTLGILIPPSIVMVVYAASVEVSVGRMFLAGVIPGLLAGIMLMTAIYIMAKVKNLPKGEWQGWAEILASGREAGWGLFLIVIILGGIYGGIFTPTEAAAVAAVYAFFIACFVYKDMGPLVEKQPSNLSAAAAVGVAGSVPLRHRPWAIVTAFFHRDTQHTLFEAGKLTVTLLFVIANALILKHVLTDEQIPQHVANAMLSAGFGPVMFLIVVNVILLIGGQFMEPSGLLVIVAPLVFPIAIELGIDPIHLGIIMVVNMEIGMITPPVGLNLFVTSGVAGMPMMRVVRAALPFLGVLFVFLILVTYVPWISTFLPNTFMGPEIITK from the coding sequence ATGGACGTCGCATTGTTATTCGCCATGGTTGTGGGTCTGTTGTTGATCGGCGTCCCGATCGCGGTTGCGCTGGGCATGTCGTCGGTCCTCTTTCTGCTATGGTTCTCTGACAGTTCATTGGCCTCGGTAGCACAGACCCTGTTTGGTGCTTTTGAGGGTCATTATACCTTGCTGGCCATTCCATTCTTCATCCTGGCCTCGTCCTTCATGACGACCGGAGGGGTTGCACAACGGATCATCCGGTTTTCAATCGCTTGTGTCGGGCATCTTCCCGGTGGGTTGGCAATTGCCGGTGTCTTTGCCTGCATGCTGTTCGCCGCTCTATCGGGGTCTTCTCCGGCAACTGTGGTGGCAATTGGAACCATCGTCATCGGCGGCATGCGTCAGGTGGGTTATTCCAAGGATTTTGCTGCTGGCGTCATCTGCAACGCCGGCACGTTGGGGATCCTGATCCCGCCTTCAATCGTCATGGTGGTCTATGCGGCATCTGTCGAAGTATCCGTTGGCCGGATGTTTCTGGCCGGTGTCATTCCGGGTCTGCTGGCCGGGATAATGCTGATGACCGCCATCTATATCATGGCCAAGGTCAAGAACCTGCCCAAAGGAGAGTGGCAGGGTTGGGCAGAGATCCTTGCATCGGGACGCGAAGCCGGTTGGGGCCTGTTCCTGATCGTCATCATCCTTGGCGGCATTTACGGCGGAATATTTACCCCGACCGAAGCGGCGGCCGTGGCTGCGGTTTATGCATTCTTCATAGCGTGCTTCGTTTACAAGGATATGGGCCCCTTGGTCGAAAAGCAGCCGAGCAATCTCTCCGCTGCTGCAGCGGTTGGGGTCGCTGGCAGCGTTCCGTTGCGCCATCGCCCCTGGGCCATTGTGACCGCATTCTTCCACCGGGATACGCAGCACACTCTGTTCGAGGCGGGCAAGTTGACAGTGACCTTGTTGTTTGTGATCGCCAATGCGCTGATCCTCAAACATGTCCTGACCGATGAGCAGATTCCACAGCATGTGGCAAACGCAATGCTGTCGGCTGGCTTCGGACCGGTCATGTTTCTGATTGTCGTCAACGTCATCCTGTTGATCGGCGGGCAGTTCATGGAGCCGTCAGGATTGCTTGTGATCGTGGCTCCGCTCGTCTTTCCAATTGCCATTGAACTGGGCATTGACCCGATCCATCTGGGCATCATCATGGTGGTGAACATGGAGATCGGCATGATCACACCACCTGTCGGGTTGAACTTGTTCGTGACCTCTGGAGTGGCAGGGATGCCAATGATGCGGGTCGTACGCGCCGCCCTGCCATTCCTCGGTGTGCTTTTCGTCTTCCTGATCCTGGTGACCTATGTGCCCTGGATCTCGACATTCTTGCCCAACACCTTCATGGGCCCCGAGATCATTACGAAATAG
- a CDS encoding S-(hydroxymethyl)glutathione dehydrogenase/class III alcohol dehydrogenase produces MKTRAAIAWEPNRPLEIEEIDLEGPKEGEVLVRIVTTSLCHTDMFTLSGRDPEGLFPAVLGHEGVGVVEDVGHGVTSVVPGDHVIPLYTPEDPECPYIKSGKTNLCQTIRKTQGQGVMPDGTSRFSYKGKMIHHYMGTSTFSEYTVLPEIAVAKISKDAPLAKASVMGCAVPTGIGAVRNTAKVEQGSTVAVFGLGAVGMAVIQGAKMAGAGRIIGIDTNPNKFQLAQSLGATDCINPADFSQQIHDVIIEMTNGGVDYSFECIGNVSVMRSALECCHKGWGECTVIGVAGAGEEIATRPFQLVTGRVWRGSAFGGVLGRSQLPGMVDEWLRGDFDVDPYITHNMAHEQINTAFDLLHAGKSIRSVIHFQPNDTMFVNDLPGVIVPA; encoded by the coding sequence ATGAAGACCCGTGCAGCCATCGCTTGGGAACCCAATCGGCCTCTGGAAATTGAGGAAATCGATCTGGAGGGCCCCAAAGAAGGCGAGGTTCTGGTACGTATCGTGACGACCAGCTTGTGCCACACCGACATGTTTACCCTATCGGGTCGTGACCCGGAGGGATTGTTTCCGGCAGTTCTGGGTCACGAAGGTGTCGGCGTGGTCGAGGATGTTGGTCATGGTGTGACCTCGGTCGTGCCAGGTGACCATGTGATCCCGCTCTACACGCCTGAAGATCCCGAATGCCCCTATATCAAATCCGGCAAGACCAATCTTTGCCAAACCATCCGCAAGACCCAAGGTCAGGGGGTGATGCCCGATGGAACCTCGCGGTTTTCCTATAAGGGCAAGATGATCCATCACTATATGGGTACATCGACCTTCAGCGAATATACCGTGCTGCCTGAGATTGCGGTTGCCAAGATCTCGAAGGATGCGCCATTGGCGAAAGCCAGTGTCATGGGGTGTGCCGTTCCCACAGGAATTGGTGCGGTGCGTAACACCGCCAAAGTCGAGCAGGGTTCGACTGTTGCAGTCTTTGGTCTTGGTGCGGTTGGTATGGCTGTTATCCAAGGTGCCAAGATGGCCGGGGCAGGCCGCATCATAGGGATTGATACCAACCCCAACAAGTTCCAGCTTGCCCAAAGTCTGGGGGCGACCGATTGCATCAACCCCGCTGATTTCTCTCAGCAGATTCATGATGTCATCATCGAAATGACCAACGGAGGTGTCGACTATTCCTTCGAGTGTATCGGCAATGTCAGCGTGATGCGTTCGGCACTGGAATGCTGTCATAAGGGCTGGGGTGAATGTACCGTGATTGGCGTGGCTGGTGCAGGCGAGGAGATTGCCACACGTCCTTTCCAACTGGTAACAGGCCGTGTCTGGCGTGGTTCCGCTTTTGGTGGTGTTCTTGGACGCAGCCAGTTGCCGGGTATGGTGGATGAATGGTTGCGTGGTGATTTCGACGTAGACCCCTATATCACCCACAATATGGCCCATGAGCAGATCAACACTGCCTTTGACCTTCTGCATGCGGGCAAATCAATCCGGTCGGTCATTCATTTTCAGCCGAATGACACCATGTTTGTGAATGATCTACCTGGTGTTATTGTTCCAGCTTAA
- a CDS encoding GlxA family transcriptional regulator, producing the protein MNRTSRPMSEQNRSVALVVYPGFKALEAIGVLAVLSYAGQHLCSGELNGGYQVTIMAPEPGAVCSDTLMSLEASTALPDNIPLDTVFIVGAQDIETVLTREAELVDWCRRRAFEAKRFTALCTGSFILAAAGLLDGRKAATHWKYADRLQTLFPEIDVDADAIFLQDGSLWTSAGVTAAIDLALAFVEQDFGRDIALRVARDMVMYLKRPGGQSQFSTMLTGQMSGSSGMRDIQTWLSMHFNQPMTLDNMAAQAKMSVRSFTRAFATELGVTPMAYLEGLRCDRAKALLLDTDLPMKNVAFRSGFSSDEQMRKVFRRRFSLSPRDYRARFKTAAEAAS; encoded by the coding sequence ATGAACCGGACGTCTCGCCCTATGTCAGAACAAAATCGATCCGTGGCGCTGGTAGTCTATCCGGGCTTCAAGGCGCTTGAGGCAATCGGCGTGCTGGCGGTGTTGAGTTATGCCGGACAGCATCTGTGTAGCGGCGAGCTGAATGGTGGTTATCAGGTGACAATCATGGCACCTGAGCCTGGTGCCGTATGCTCGGATACATTGATGTCTCTCGAAGCCAGTACGGCATTGCCGGACAATATTCCATTGGATACGGTATTTATCGTCGGCGCCCAGGACATCGAAACTGTGCTGACACGGGAGGCGGAACTGGTCGATTGGTGCAGACGCAGAGCTTTCGAGGCCAAGCGGTTCACCGCGCTTTGTACCGGCAGTTTCATCCTTGCAGCAGCAGGACTGCTCGATGGCCGCAAAGCAGCTACCCATTGGAAGTATGCAGATCGCTTACAAACACTTTTCCCGGAGATTGATGTTGATGCCGATGCTATCTTTCTACAGGATGGATCCCTATGGACGTCAGCCGGCGTCACGGCGGCGATAGATCTGGCTCTGGCCTTTGTAGAGCAGGATTTCGGCCGCGATATTGCATTGCGGGTTGCCCGCGACATGGTCATGTATCTCAAACGACCGGGCGGGCAGTCACAGTTCAGTACCATGTTGACCGGGCAGATGAGCGGCTCTTCCGGCATGCGCGATATCCAGACCTGGCTGAGCATGCATTTCAATCAGCCGATGACACTGGACAACATGGCCGCACAGGCCAAGATGAGTGTGCGCAGCTTCACACGTGCTTTTGCAACCGAGCTTGGGGTGACACCTATGGCCTATCTCGAAGGACTGCGCTGCGATCGGGCCAAGGCACTGCTTTTGGATACCGATCTGCCGATGAAAAATGTGGCTTTCAGATCGGGTTTCAGCTCTGACGAGCAGATGCGCAAAGTATTTCGCCGACGCTTCTCGCTTTCGCCGCGCGATTATAGAGCACGGTTCAAGACGGCAGCAGAGGCAGCAAGTTGA
- a CDS encoding bleomycin resistance protein, with translation MLTHACPILPSTNFKATKKFYNNLGFEFGSEYPEQGYLILHRNNIELHFFKSPQHVAETSDHGVFIRTEDVDSLSKEYSALNLPADGIPRFTQAENKPWGVCELAVVDTDGNLLRIGQIMDT, from the coding sequence ATGCTCACTCATGCTTGCCCAATTCTACCAAGCACTAATTTTAAAGCGACGAAAAAGTTCTACAACAATTTAGGGTTTGAGTTTGGGTCTGAATATCCCGAACAAGGATACTTGATCCTTCATCGAAATAATATTGAGCTACATTTTTTCAAATCCCCTCAACATGTTGCAGAAACATCAGATCATGGTGTTTTTATCAGGACTGAAGACGTTGACAGTCTTTCCAAAGAGTATTCGGCTCTAAATTTACCGGCTGATGGTATCCCGCGATTCACACAGGCCGAGAACAAACCTTGGGGGGTTTGTGAGTTGGCAGTCGTCGACACGGATGGCAACCTACTTCGTATAGGCCAAATCATGGATACTTGA
- a CDS encoding MAPEG family protein: MDSIFEVLPYLGAYRFSFLVLAGLSLITLIQNFATAPLAFINEEQVPGLPVRFDHSKLSFRVLRTYSNSAETFPAFGWALLVAIIAGASPMLVNWLAGGYFAARIVFWGLYYAGTGKPAGGPRTLVFVVGLLCNIGLAITAIWCLVQ, translated from the coding sequence ATGGATTCGATTTTTGAAGTGCTGCCCTATCTCGGCGCCTATCGTTTTTCTTTTCTTGTGCTTGCCGGACTTTCCCTGATCACACTGATCCAGAATTTTGCGACTGCACCGCTTGCATTCATCAATGAGGAACAAGTACCGGGCCTGCCAGTGCGGTTTGATCATTCCAAGCTGAGCTTTCGTGTGCTGAGAACCTATTCGAATTCTGCCGAGACGTTTCCTGCGTTCGGGTGGGCGTTGCTTGTGGCCATCATTGCCGGCGCCTCGCCAATGCTGGTGAATTGGTTGGCAGGGGGATATTTTGCCGCTCGGATCGTGTTTTGGGGGCTGTATTATGCAGGGACCGGCAAGCCTGCCGGTGGCCCCAGAACACTGGTCTTTGTCGTTGGCTTGCTATGCAATATCGGATTGGCGATCACGGCTATCTGGTGTCTGGTGCAATAG
- a CDS encoding YciI family protein — translation MPKFLLIYHGKPDIQSPEDGAKHMAAWKAWNAGMGDAVVDPGLPVGPSKTISANGVEDHGGANPASGMTVLQANSMEEAIALAKGCPHLSGTGTIEIAEALDLEM, via the coding sequence ATGCCAAAATTTCTGCTCATCTATCACGGAAAACCTGACATTCAGAGCCCTGAGGACGGGGCAAAACATATGGCAGCCTGGAAAGCCTGGAATGCCGGTATGGGCGATGCTGTTGTCGATCCGGGGCTTCCAGTTGGGCCGTCCAAAACCATCAGCGCGAATGGGGTGGAAGATCATGGTGGTGCCAATCCGGCGTCCGGCATGACGGTTCTTCAAGCCAATAGCATGGAGGAGGCAATTGCCCTTGCCAAAGGTTGTCCTCATCTGAGTGGTACCGGGACCATCGAGATCGCCGAGGCGTTGGATCTGGAAATGTAG
- a CDS encoding nucleoside/nucleotide kinase family protein, with the protein MSSMIHGIPRALLEQIQSAPRAGRRRLVALVGPPASGKSTLATKLVEALATFDRKAQVVPMDGFHLDNRLLMERGLMHRKGSPDTFDARGLLSLVSRLSDEADVIFPLFDRARDIAIAGAGQVRDDCEILIIEGNYLLYDAPLWRELSPCWDFAIRLEVSTSMLRERLIDRWLANGLSQEQAQKRAEENDLVNANLIAMHQLSADVSLVPAAKDNEFELAPGF; encoded by the coding sequence ATGAGCAGCATGATACACGGAATTCCGAGGGCATTGCTTGAGCAAATTCAATCTGCGCCCCGGGCTGGCCGTCGCCGGTTGGTGGCATTGGTGGGACCACCTGCGAGTGGCAAGTCCACTTTGGCGACCAAGCTGGTGGAAGCGCTGGCAACCTTTGATCGCAAGGCGCAGGTTGTTCCGATGGACGGGTTTCATCTGGACAACAGGCTTTTGATGGAACGTGGCCTGATGCATCGAAAGGGGTCTCCTGATACTTTTGATGCTCGCGGGTTGCTGTCTCTGGTATCGCGGTTGTCCGATGAAGCGGATGTCATCTTTCCGCTCTTTGACAGGGCGCGTGATATTGCCATAGCGGGGGCAGGTCAGGTTCGCGATGATTGTGAAATCTTGATCATCGAAGGGAATTATCTTCTTTATGATGCTCCGCTCTGGCGTGAATTATCCCCTTGCTGGGACTTTGCCATCCGGCTTGAAGTCTCCACTTCAATGCTCAGAGAACGCCTGATTGATCGTTGGCTTGCCAATGGCTTGTCGCAGGAACAAGCGCAAAAACGGGCAGAAGAAAATGATCTGGTAAATGCCAACCTGATTGCCATGCATCAGCTATCTGCCGATGTTTCACTTGTGCCCGCTGCGAAAGACAATGAGTTTGAGCTGGCTCCCGGTTTTTAA
- a CDS encoding ATP-binding cassette domain-containing protein has product MTSDVTPVVQGRGIVKHYGHVTAIDHSDFELMPGEILAVIGDNGAGKSSIVKAICGAVQPDAGEILIDGEPIRFSSPIEARERGIEIVHQTLALSPALSIADNMFVGREIRRKGILGDWFRLLDKKAMERFARDKLTELGLMTVQSINQAVETLSGGQRQGVAVARAAAFASKFIIMDEPTAALGVKESRRVLELIKDVRARGIPIILISHNMPHVFELADRIHIHRLGKRLCVIDPKDYTMSDAVAFMTGAKEPPIEAV; this is encoded by the coding sequence ATGACATCAGATGTAACGCCTGTCGTACAGGGCCGGGGCATTGTGAAGCATTACGGCCATGTCACAGCCATAGATCATTCCGACTTCGAGCTCATGCCCGGCGAAATTCTGGCGGTCATCGGTGATAATGGGGCTGGCAAATCCTCCATCGTGAAGGCGATTTGTGGTGCGGTTCAACCCGATGCGGGAGAGATTCTGATTGATGGCGAACCGATCAGATTCTCTTCCCCCATCGAGGCGCGGGAACGGGGCATTGAAATTGTCCACCAGACGCTGGCATTGTCACCGGCCCTTTCCATCGCCGATAACATGTTTGTTGGCCGTGAAATTCGCAGGAAGGGCATTCTTGGAGACTGGTTTCGGCTTTTGGACAAGAAGGCGATGGAACGATTTGCGCGCGACAAGCTGACCGAACTTGGTCTGATGACGGTTCAATCGATCAATCAGGCGGTGGAAACCCTCTCGGGTGGCCAGCGTCAGGGTGTGGCTGTTGCCCGGGCTGCGGCCTTTGCATCCAAATTCATCATCATGGATGAACCAACGGCAGCTCTTGGCGTCAAGGAAAGCAGGCGTGTTCTGGAACTGATCAAGGATGTCCGTGCGCGCGGCATTCCGATTATCCTGATCAGTCATAATATGCCGCATGTGTTCGAATTGGCTGATCGCATTCACATTCACAGGCTTGGCAAGCGGTTGTGTGTTATCGATCCGAAGGATTATACCATGTCTGATGCAGTGGCGTTCATGACCGGCGCCAAGGAGCCACCCATCGAGGCAGTATGA